In Amaranthus tricolor cultivar Red isolate AtriRed21 chromosome 5, ASM2621246v1, whole genome shotgun sequence, a genomic segment contains:
- the LOC130813167 gene encoding miraculin-like: MAPLFFQLSTITLFFFLLSNTIAIDDSLVLDVDGNPLVAGSPYYVRTMISKLGMSGGLVVESKPNQPECPQYAGYLSVGWYQESPIMFYPTNPSHKYVHANSNFIIVFNSTSSVCPQGSWKIEPDVDSDKMFISTGGDIGNPTSDSLFTFETVKLGYAPDLYILKHCPSNEIGCKVIESIDFTDDYYLGWLGLVPSYEHTFIGFAYSFHKA, translated from the coding sequence ATGGCTCCTCTTTTCTTCCAACTATCAACCATTACCCtattctttttccttctttccAACACTATAGCCATCGACGATTCTCTCGTCCTTGACGTCGATGGCAATCCACTCGTAGCAGGATCACCCTACTACGTCCGAACCATGATATCAAAACTGGGTATGTCAGGTGGACTAGTGGTGGAATCCAAACCAAACCAACCCGAATGCCCTCAATATGCAGGATACTTAAGCGTAGGTTGGTACCAAGAATCACCTATTATGTTCTACCCTACTAACCCTTCCCACAAATACGTCCACGCTAATTCGAACTTCATCATCGTGTTCAATTCCACCTCTAGTGTTTGCCCACAAGGATCATGGAAAATCGAACCCGACGTTGACTCCGACAAAATGTTTATCTCTACCGGAGGCGATATTGGAAACCCAACAAGCGATAGTTTGTTTACTTTTGAAACAGTTAAACTTGGATACGCTCCAGACCTTTATATACTTAAACATTGTCCAAGCAATGAGATTGGTTGTAAGGTGATTGAGAGTATTGATTTTACGGATGACTACTATTTAGGGTGGTTAGGACTTGTACCTTCTTATGAACATACTTTTATTGGTTTCGCCTATAGTTTTCACAAAGCTTAA